Proteins from a genomic interval of Diceros bicornis minor isolate mBicDic1 chromosome 34, mDicBic1.mat.cur, whole genome shotgun sequence:
- the C34H19orf18 gene encoding uncharacterized protein C19orf18 homolog: MDKVQSSFTFLFLLLMECPLHLCLPYAGYKQSPTPTNVTKQPKLSSKATRLSQIQGASSRPRVSDYGKDATPEPTKNNHGFIAHSIAHNTDTWNAALIPHRPALVQVIVIAGIALSIALLCGLAIFYVVYRLVQAEEKQQLALLYKNVRIPLLGDEEEGSEDEGQDESTYLLPENEKELEKFIHSVIRSKRRKYLEKKRLKEQDFIEQTAVEHAVHAAEAGSARARERGPCGGDCGAARPRGP, translated from the exons ATGGACAAGGTTCAAAGTTCTttcacctttttatttttgttattaatggAATGCCCACTTCATTTATGCTTGCCTTATGCAG GCTATAAACAGTCACCAACACCCACAAATGTCACCAAACAGCCCAAACTGTCCTCTAAGGCAACTCGATTATCTCAGATACAAGGGGCTTCCTCAAGACCCAGAG tttcagatTATGGAAAGGATGCTACACCTGAGCCTACAAAGAACAACCATGGTTTTATAGCACATTCGATAGCCCACAATACCGACACCTGGAACGCAG CACTGATTCCGCATAGACCGGCTCTTGTTCAGGTCATTGTGATCGCCGGGATCGCCCTGAGCATCGCCCTGCTCTGCGGGCTCGCTATCTTCTATGTGGTGTA TCGACTGGTACAGGCTGAGGAAAAACAACAACTTGCGTTGCTTTATAAAAATGTCAGGATACCGTTATTAGGAGATGAAGAGGAGGGCTCCGAGGATGAGGGCCAGGACGAGTCCACTTACCTACTTCCAGAGAATGAGAAGGAACTGGAAAAGTTCATTCATTCAG TTATTAGAtcgaaaagaagaaaatatcttgaaaagaAGAGATTGAAGGAGCAAGATTTCATCGAGCAAACGGCAGTAGAGCACGCTGTGCACGCGGCGGAGGCGGGGAGCGCGCGAGCCCGGGAGCGGGGCCCGTGCGGCGGGGACTGCGGGGCCGCCAGGCCGCGGGGCCCCTGA